From Roseovarius nanhaiticus, one genomic window encodes:
- a CDS encoding M15 family metallopeptidase, which produces MNPSLQYHHQSSLSRSFNSSTFARAYLLASIRANRTLEQSFARVLGAVALMVLVGVPDGPAVSQGCAPRDFLQEPLPAASWQTPWQVAISVAYPEADLQTAPSPRMSYRGAVISVDGPTSRPARQIIETPTIGDQFAILYPLSRNLDLRLAPFYDPGRARSERFFGLLYGETAGAVEQDLETVAAGPARFRVTRRHGVACQLAVAVADLDLGAAEIAPLFRDVGGSYNWRRIAGTDRLSAHSYGIAVDVNAAIGGYWRWSGATEGAVGTYENKVPWALVEAMERRGFIWGGKWHHFDGMHFEYRPELILYSRLMEGAGQ; this is translated from the coding sequence TTGAATCCTTCTTTGCAATATCATCACCAAAGTAGTTTGAGTCGATCCTTCAATTCCTCGACCTTCGCGCGGGCATACCTGCTCGCTTCAATCAGGGCGAACAGGACATTGGAACAGTCGTTTGCGAGAGTGCTCGGGGCCGTTGCCCTGATGGTTTTGGTGGGTGTTCCCGATGGCCCTGCAGTGTCTCAGGGCTGCGCGCCCCGTGACTTCCTGCAAGAGCCTCTGCCCGCCGCGTCCTGGCAAACGCCCTGGCAAGTGGCAATCAGCGTCGCGTATCCAGAGGCAGACCTCCAAACAGCGCCGTCGCCGCGGATGTCATATCGCGGAGCGGTAATCTCCGTGGACGGCCCCACATCGCGTCCGGCCAGGCAAATTATCGAGACGCCGACAATCGGTGATCAGTTCGCCATCCTGTATCCCCTGTCGCGCAATCTGGATTTGCGGTTGGCGCCATTTTATGATCCCGGTCGCGCGCGAAGCGAACGCTTTTTCGGGCTGCTCTACGGCGAAACCGCCGGCGCGGTAGAGCAAGATCTCGAAACGGTCGCTGCCGGTCCCGCCCGGTTTCGTGTCACGCGCCGACACGGCGTTGCCTGCCAACTTGCCGTCGCCGTTGCGGATCTGGATCTTGGTGCCGCCGAGATTGCGCCGCTCTTTCGGGATGTCGGGGGAAGCTACAACTGGCGACGCATCGCGGGCACAGACCGCCTGAGTGCACATTCCTACGGCATAGCTGTCGACGTGAACGCAGCGATTGGCGGCTATTGGCGCTGGTCCGGCGCGACCGAAGGCGCAGTCGGTACTTATGAAAACAAGGTGCCTTGGGCGCTGGTCGAAGCGATGGAGCGTCGCGGCTTCATCTGGGGCGGCAAGTGGCACCATTTTGACGGCATGCATTTCGAATATCGACCCGAATTGATCCTCTACAGCAGATTGATGGAAGGAGCCGGACAATGA
- a CDS encoding GNAT family N-acetyltransferase, with protein MNKTPSIRRYTPDDAEAWNAFVAASGNGTFLHDRGFMEYHADRFTDHSLVVEAEGVIVALLPANRDGCVLKSHGGLTYGGLITGPSMSAALMVDIIAALREALIAEGFERLIYKAIPHIFHRYPAEQDVYALIQQGAQLSQVDLSSAVSLGHAPKMSKSKRQGATRARKAGLEPRESDDFAGFWEMLTARLSDAHDAAPTHTLDEITLLRARFPDRIRLYVADGAAGAEGGVVVFDCGGAVHVQYMATTDAGRQNGALDLIVAHLLAEVYADRVWLNFGISTTDAGRILNTGLARQKEMFGARSVLFTQYNWDLRQTS; from the coding sequence ATGAACAAGACCCCAAGCATACGGCGCTACACGCCAGATGATGCCGAGGCGTGGAACGCTTTCGTTGCGGCCTCCGGCAACGGCACATTCCTGCATGATCGCGGCTTTATGGAGTATCACGCGGACCGGTTCACCGATCATTCACTCGTCGTAGAGGCGGAAGGCGTCATCGTGGCGCTACTGCCCGCAAACCGCGACGGATGCGTCCTTAAATCCCATGGCGGACTGACCTACGGAGGCCTGATTACCGGCCCGTCCATGTCGGCGGCCCTGATGGTGGACATCATCGCAGCGCTGCGCGAGGCGCTGATTGCCGAAGGTTTTGAGCGTCTGATTTACAAGGCGATCCCGCATATCTTCCATCGCTACCCCGCTGAACAGGACGTCTATGCGCTGATCCAGCAGGGCGCCCAGCTGTCGCAAGTTGACCTGTCATCGGCGGTGTCCCTCGGCCACGCGCCCAAAATGTCCAAGTCCAAACGCCAGGGCGCGACCCGTGCGCGCAAGGCCGGGCTGGAGCCGCGCGAGAGCGATGATTTCGCCGGGTTCTGGGAAATGCTGACCGCCCGGCTGAGCGACGCGCATGATGCCGCGCCCACGCACACTCTCGATGAAATCACGCTGCTCCGCGCGCGCTTTCCGGACCGTATCCGGCTTTACGTAGCCGACGGCGCGGCGGGGGCCGAGGGCGGTGTGGTGGTCTTCGACTGCGGCGGCGCGGTGCATGTACAATACATGGCGACGACGGATGCGGGGCGGCAGAACGGCGCGCTCGACCTGATTGTCGCGCATCTGCTGGCCGAGGTTTACGCAGACCGCGTCTGGCTCAATTTCGGCATTTCGACAACAGATGCCGGGCGCATCCTCAATACCGGCCTTGCCCGGCAAAAGGAAATGTTCGGCGCCCGCAGCGTTCTTTTCACCCAGTACAACTGGGATCTGCGCCAGACCAGCTAG
- a CDS encoding alpha/beta fold hydrolase, whose product MVYSLGDFGSYWAGGSVARVSEGAPRDIAFTRDASYRYDPRGDFAINAAYVQYFVPMAARGAPVVLVHGGGMAGSCWETTPDGRPGWLHRLLDAGRAVHVVDLPERGRAGFAPAHMPGAPILRSLQEAWNLFRFGPEDGFGARAAYAPQQFPVEALEAFGRRFVPRWLGTAPVHLAALLAVLERTGPALVICHSQGSETVFDAAALRPDLVEGLVAVEPSAFPADPATLATCRPVIVQGDHLDCSDEWRARAVRWSEMASAVPGAQLIDTAHAVAPGGSHMLMMDRHSDGVLDAALAALRV is encoded by the coding sequence ATGGTCTATTCTCTCGGCGATTTCGGCAGCTACTGGGCGGGTGGCAGCGTCGCGCGGGTGAGCGAGGGCGCACCGCGCGACATCGCTTTCACGCGCGATGCCAGCTACCGCTACGACCCGCGCGGCGATTTCGCGATCAATGCCGCCTATGTGCAGTATTTCGTGCCCATGGCGGCACGCGGCGCGCCCGTGGTTCTGGTGCATGGCGGCGGCATGGCGGGCAGTTGCTGGGAGACGACGCCCGACGGCCGGCCTGGCTGGCTGCATCGCCTTCTGGACGCGGGGCGGGCGGTGCATGTGGTCGATCTGCCCGAGCGCGGCCGCGCCGGGTTTGCGCCCGCCCATATGCCGGGTGCGCCGATCCTGCGCAGCCTGCAAGAGGCGTGGAATCTCTTTCGCTTTGGACCCGAAGACGGGTTTGGCGCGCGCGCCGCCTATGCCCCACAGCAATTTCCGGTGGAGGCGCTGGAGGCGTTCGGGCGCCGCTTTGTGCCGCGCTGGTTGGGTACCGCGCCGGTGCATCTGGCGGCACTGCTGGCGGTGCTGGAGCGGACCGGGCCCGCGCTGGTGATCTGCCATTCCCAAGGGTCCGAGACGGTCTTCGACGCCGCCGCCTTGCGCCCGGATCTGGTCGAGGGACTGGTCGCGGTCGAGCCGTCGGCCTTTCCGGCAGACCCTGCAACCCTCGCCACATGCAGGCCGGTGATCGTGCAAGGCGATCATCTGGACTGCTCGGATGAGTGGCGCGCCCGTGCAGTGCGCTGGTCCGAAATGGCGAGCGCCGTTCCGGGTGCGCAGTTGATCGACACGGCGCATGCGGTCGCGCCCGGCGGCTCGCACATGCTGATGATGGACCGCCATTCGGACGGCGTTCTGGACGCGGCGCTGGCGGCGTTACGCGTGTAG
- a CDS encoding TRAP transporter substrate-binding protein, translated as MKTLILGAALAALGITGANAADYNLQSAFAKGLPVLGPGIDRFAQTVSTLTNGEVNFIHLGDGELSPAFEIFDNVGAGAIPAGMSFAAYAAGRAPAAALFGSMPFGPDAIKYVSWVHHGGGLELWREIYAPFNVVPMPCGVIISEAGGWYTKEINAPEDLQGLNIRIGGLGGAILSKLGANAMSLPAGEISTALETGRLDATELSFPMVDRLLGFDKVAKNYYFPGWHQPSGLIEFYMNKDMWDGLPDQHRKAIETACMDLNLWTIGTAVVGQRVYLDAFRENGVEVRRFPEEVLSALRSATEEVYAEQSEADSMFARVMDSYRSFSAAYDEYQDLNRLE; from the coding sequence ATGAAGACCCTGATCCTTGGGGCGGCCCTCGCGGCGCTCGGCATCACCGGCGCCAACGCTGCCGATTACAACCTGCAATCGGCCTTCGCCAAAGGGTTGCCGGTCCTCGGCCCCGGCATTGACCGCTTTGCCCAGACGGTCTCGACTCTCACGAATGGCGAGGTGAATTTCATCCATCTGGGCGATGGCGAGCTGTCGCCCGCCTTCGAGATCTTCGACAATGTGGGCGCGGGCGCGATCCCGGCAGGAATGAGCTTTGCCGCATATGCCGCGGGCCGTGCGCCCGCCGCCGCGCTATTCGGCTCCATGCCCTTTGGCCCCGATGCAATCAAATACGTCTCATGGGTGCATCACGGCGGCGGGCTGGAGCTGTGGCGCGAGATCTACGCGCCCTTCAACGTGGTGCCCATGCCCTGCGGCGTCATCATCTCGGAGGCGGGCGGCTGGTACACGAAAGAGATCAACGCGCCCGAGGATCTGCAAGGCCTCAACATTCGCATCGGCGGACTGGGGGGTGCCATCCTGTCCAAGTTGGGCGCAAATGCCATGAGCCTGCCAGCGGGCGAGATTTCCACCGCGCTGGAAACCGGGCGGCTCGACGCGACCGAGCTGAGCTTCCCCATGGTCGACCGGCTGCTGGGCTTCGACAAGGTGGCCAAGAATTACTATTTCCCCGGATGGCACCAGCCTTCGGGCTTAATCGAGTTCTACATGAACAAGGATATGTGGGACGGGCTGCCGGACCAGCACCGCAAGGCAATCGAGACAGCCTGCATGGATCTGAACCTCTGGACCATCGGCACCGCCGTGGTGGGACAGCGGGTATACCTCGATGCGTTCCGCGAGAATGGCGTCGAGGTGCGACGCTTCCCCGAAGAGGTGCTGAGCGCGCTGCGCAGCGCCACCGAAGAGGTCTATGCCGAGCAATCCGAGGCCGATTCGATGTTCGCACGCGTGATGGACAGCTATCGCAGCTTTAGCGCGGCCTATGACGAGTATCAGGATCTGAACCGGCTGGAGTGA
- a CDS encoding TRAP transporter large permease, which yields MSEIALPLAMALLTLGGILAGYRVAFVLAGASAIFILISPLPTAFFNLIVSRIYANVLTNWLLVAIPMFIFMGLILEKSGVAERALKGAQRALGGTAAGMGVAVLVIGVLLAASSGVVGASVVLLALLALPRMAEVGYDKATGAGLIAASGTLAILIPPSVMLIILGDQLQTPVPDMFAGAIGPGLLLVALYGIYIIWRARGLPRAPKGPALGLIAGVGRTLMDVAPLLILVICVLGSIIGGLATPTEASGLGALGAILVTALYRRFDTGVIMAAARDTVMATCVVLMVIVGATCFSAVFKGVGGDAMIRSALSLFGDNPWTVLLVVMGAIFVLGFVLDWLEITLILIPIFAPVIAGLEFGNGLTGQPLLIWFGILVAVNLQTSFLTPPFGFALFYLRGAAGDQLQTREIYRGVIPFIALQLFALGLLMAFPWLITGLI from the coding sequence GTGAGCGAAATCGCCCTGCCTCTGGCGATGGCGCTGTTGACGCTGGGCGGTATCCTTGCGGGCTATCGCGTGGCCTTCGTGCTGGCGGGCGCCTCGGCGATCTTCATTTTGATCTCGCCCTTGCCGACAGCGTTCTTCAACCTGATCGTCAGCCGGATCTATGCCAATGTGCTGACCAACTGGCTCCTCGTCGCGATCCCGATGTTCATCTTCATGGGGCTGATCCTGGAGAAATCCGGCGTCGCCGAGCGGGCTCTGAAAGGCGCGCAGCGGGCGCTGGGCGGGACAGCGGCGGGCATGGGCGTGGCTGTTCTGGTGATCGGCGTTCTCTTGGCCGCGTCCTCGGGCGTGGTTGGGGCCAGCGTGGTCCTGCTCGCGCTGCTTGCCCTGCCGCGCATGGCCGAGGTGGGGTATGACAAGGCGACCGGCGCGGGGCTGATCGCGGCCAGCGGGACGCTGGCCATCCTCATCCCGCCCTCGGTGATGCTGATCATCCTCGGGGACCAGCTTCAGACGCCGGTGCCCGATATGTTCGCCGGGGCTATCGGGCCGGGCCTTTTGCTGGTTGCGCTATACGGCATCTACATCATCTGGCGCGCGCGCGGCCTGCCGCGTGCGCCCAAGGGGCCGGCCTTGGGGCTGATCGCGGGCGTCGGGCGCACATTGATGGATGTGGCGCCGCTGCTGATCCTCGTGATCTGCGTTCTTGGCTCGATCATCGGCGGGCTGGCGACGCCGACCGAGGCGAGCGGGCTGGGCGCGCTGGGCGCCATCCTGGTCACCGCACTCTATCGCCGCTTCGATACGGGCGTCATCATGGCCGCCGCACGCGATACCGTGATGGCGACCTGCGTGGTGCTGATGGTCATCGTGGGCGCTACCTGCTTTTCCGCCGTGTTCAAAGGCGTCGGCGGCGACGCGATGATCCGGAGCGCGCTGAGCCTCTTCGGGGACAACCCGTGGACCGTATTGCTGGTGGTCATGGGCGCGATCTTCGTTCTGGGCTTCGTGCTCGATTGGCTGGAGATCACTTTGATCCTGATCCCGATTTTCGCGCCCGTCATCGCGGGGCTGGAGTTCGGCAACGGCCTGACCGGCCAGCCGCTGCTTATATGGTTCGGCATTCTGGTGGCGGTGAATCTGCAGACCTCGTTCCTGACGCCGCCCTTCGGCTTCGCGCTGTTCTATCTGCGCGGCGCCGCTGGCGATCAACTGCAGACGCGCGAGATTTATCGTGGTGTCATTCCGTTCATCGCGTTGCAACTATTCGCGTTGGGGCTGCTCATGGCATTCCCCTGGCTGATCACGGGCCTCATCTGA
- a CDS encoding TRAP transporter small permease subunit → MTALSLAGIARLERAVLNGFAVLLIVLMLAIAVQVVASFFDLNPLVMFDAPVAWLGRGITLNSLLDLQWHLLAIIALLPAGLVWLRDRHVRVDFLYDGYRPKLRYTVDLIGNLVFAAPFLIMAIPGSVSFWQRAWRAGEGSASGGLNDLWLIKAMLPLGLGLLAAAALIESLRLAVALVRG, encoded by the coding sequence ATGACAGCCTTATCGCTGGCAGGGATCGCGCGGCTGGAGCGTGCGGTGCTGAACGGCTTTGCCGTGCTGCTGATCGTGCTCATGCTGGCCATCGCGGTGCAGGTCGTGGCCAGCTTTTTCGACCTCAATCCTCTGGTGATGTTCGACGCGCCCGTGGCATGGCTAGGCAGGGGGATTACCCTGAATTCGCTTCTCGATCTGCAATGGCATCTGCTGGCGATCATTGCACTCTTGCCCGCGGGTCTCGTGTGGCTGCGCGACCGCCATGTGCGGGTCGATTTTCTGTATGACGGCTATCGGCCAAAGCTGCGATACACCGTCGATCTGATCGGCAATCTGGTCTTTGCGGCACCGTTCCTTATCATGGCGATCCCCGGTTCGGTCTCGTTCTGGCAGCGCGCGTGGCGCGCGGGCGAAGGCTCGGCCAGCGGGGGGCTGAATGATCTGTGGCTGATCAAGGCGATGCTGCCTCTGGGCCTCGGCCTGCTCGCCGCCGCGGCGCTGATCGAGAGCCTGCGCCTTGCCGTTGCGCTGGTGCGCGGGTGA
- a CDS encoding isocitrate lyase/PEP mutase family protein produces the protein MSDPYPNPAATRLRALLAQPGLVMMPCCYDALSARLIQQAGFDLTFLSGFSASASRIGAPDLGLMSYGEVRDQARNVLEAIDIPMMVDGDTGYGNAMNVMRTVQGFARAGCAGVMIEDQVAPKRCGHTQGKAVVDREEAYDRIRAAVEARGRSDIVIKARTDARRTHGLSEAIARAQMFAELGAEMIFVEEPLSEDEMRTICAEVPGAQVANMLEGGQTPILPPARLEALGFRVAAYPLAAMAAAMQAMTTTLAALKAGQDHTGGLMEFGELRQRLGFDIYYETEARYARKE, from the coding sequence ATGAGCGATCCCTACCCCAATCCCGCCGCGACGCGGCTGCGCGCCCTGCTCGCGCAGCCCGGCCTCGTGATGATGCCCTGTTGCTATGACGCGCTCTCGGCGCGGCTTATCCAGCAGGCGGGGTTCGATCTGACATTCCTGTCGGGCTTTTCGGCCTCAGCCAGCCGCATCGGAGCGCCGGATCTGGGCCTCATGAGCTATGGCGAGGTGCGCGATCAGGCGCGCAATGTACTAGAAGCCATCGACATTCCGATGATGGTCGACGGCGATACTGGCTATGGCAACGCGATGAACGTGATGCGCACGGTCCAAGGGTTCGCCCGCGCGGGCTGTGCCGGTGTCATGATCGAGGATCAGGTCGCGCCCAAGCGGTGCGGCCACACCCAAGGCAAGGCCGTGGTGGACCGCGAGGAGGCGTATGACCGCATCCGCGCCGCCGTCGAGGCGCGCGGGCGCAGCGATATCGTGATCAAGGCGCGCACCGACGCGCGCCGCACCCATGGCCTGAGCGAGGCAATCGCCCGCGCCCAGATGTTCGCCGAGCTGGGGGCCGAGATGATCTTTGTCGAAGAGCCGCTGAGCGAAGACGAGATGCGCACCATCTGTGCCGAGGTACCCGGCGCGCAGGTCGCCAACATGCTGGAGGGCGGCCAGACCCCGATCCTGCCACCCGCGCGGCTGGAGGCATTGGGATTTCGGGTGGCTGCCTACCCGCTGGCCGCGATGGCGGCGGCCATGCAGGCGATGACGACAACGCTGGCGGCGCTCAAGGCGGGACAGGATCACACCGGCGGCCTGATGGAGTTTGGCGAGTTGCGCCAGCGACTGGGCTTTGACATCTATTACGAGACCGAGGCGCGCTATGCCCGCAAGGAGTGA
- a CDS encoding NAD(P)-dependent oxidoreductase codes for MPRRQHRRRDTQQKSADDMSTKERQMIGIIGCGAMGGAMIARLVERGHTPRCHDTMPEARARGAASGAEPCDTLAQLGSACDRIILSLPRADIVRAVMAELTPHLRPGAIVLDTSTSEPETTKALAAAAKDYTFLDGPVSGGPSGARAGTMTMVLGGPEDAIAELRPILDDLTAKTVHVGPAGAGHAAKIANNLLCAANLVLVSEMARLAEAGGIPLDSLLEGVNAGSGRSGVSEVNFPKWVMSGAFDSGFTMGLMRKDVGLAVKLAGEAGLNLPATCAIAEIWEASRETLEDSADFNEIYKYRSQDHV; via the coding sequence GTGCCACGTCGCCAGCACAGAAGGCGCGACACGCAGCAAAAGAGTGCAGACGACATGAGCACAAAGGAACGACAGATGATCGGCATAATTGGATGCGGCGCGATGGGCGGCGCGATGATCGCCCGGCTGGTCGAGCGCGGGCACACCCCCAGATGCCATGACACCATGCCGGAGGCGCGCGCGCGCGGTGCGGCGAGCGGCGCCGAGCCTTGCGATACACTTGCCCAGCTGGGCAGTGCCTGCGACCGGATCATCCTGTCGCTGCCCCGTGCCGATATCGTGCGGGCAGTGATGGCCGAGCTGACGCCACATCTGCGCCCCGGCGCAATCGTTCTCGACACGTCGACCTCCGAGCCCGAAACGACCAAGGCGCTGGCCGCCGCCGCAAAGGATTACACCTTTCTCGACGGCCCCGTCAGTGGCGGGCCGTCTGGCGCCCGTGCGGGCACCATGACAATGGTTCTGGGCGGGCCCGAAGATGCCATCGCCGAGTTGCGCCCCATCCTGGACGATCTGACGGCCAAGACGGTTCATGTCGGCCCCGCAGGCGCAGGCCATGCGGCCAAGATCGCCAACAACCTGCTATGCGCCGCCAATCTGGTGCTGGTCAGCGAAATGGCGCGCCTGGCCGAGGCGGGGGGCATCCCGCTCGACAGCCTTCTGGAAGGCGTCAATGCCGGCTCGGGCCGCAGCGGCGTGAGCGAGGTGAACTTTCCCAAGTGGGTGATGAGCGGCGCATTCGACTCGGGCTTTACCATGGGCCTCATGCGCAAGGATGTGGGCCTCGCCGTCAAGCTGGCGGGTGAGGCCGGGCTGAACCTGCCCGCCACTTGCGCCATCGCCGAAATCTGGGAAGCCAGCCGCGAGACCCTGGAGGACAGTGCCGACTTTAACGAGATCTACAAATACCGGAGCCAAGACCATGTCTGA
- a CDS encoding aldehyde dehydrogenase family protein — translation MSDRREILNSLMQELDLGGGVCSLVNGALRQGAGAAITLEDPYARSELTSYPDCGVDLAGEACEAADAAQKTWAQLSAAARGDVMQEIARAVTSQAAPLAQLEALVAGKPIRDARVEVAKVAEMFRYYAGWADKIHGEVIPVPSGHLNYTLREPLGVVFQITPWNAPIFTAGWQIAPAICAGNGVVIKPSELTPLTTVALVRIAEGAGLPRGLVNVLCGLGPTTGQAAIQHPAVRKVIFVGSPETGRRVAMTAAEALKPAVLELGGKSANIVFADANLEHACLGAQAAIFSGAGQSCVAGSRLLVQRSVHAELTQMISEGMNSITLGDPLDDATEIGPISNGRQYAHIQSMIANAATGGAAVQTRTDLPKEGYFVPPTLLTGLGNSAEAAQTEIFGPVVTAIPFDDEEDAIAIANDTEFGLAGAVWTRDLGRAHRVSAAVRAGTFWINSYKAIHVSSPFGGSLSSGWGRSSGTDALMEYTSPKAIWLDSGEVPKIAFGYVS, via the coding sequence ATGTCTGACCGCCGCGAAATCCTGAACAGCCTGATGCAAGAGCTGGACCTTGGCGGTGGTGTTTGCAGCCTTGTAAACGGCGCGTTGCGGCAGGGCGCTGGCGCCGCCATCACGCTCGAAGATCCCTATGCGCGAAGCGAACTCACCAGCTACCCTGATTGCGGCGTAGACCTGGCCGGTGAGGCCTGCGAGGCCGCCGACGCCGCGCAAAAAACATGGGCACAGCTCTCCGCCGCAGCGCGCGGCGACGTCATGCAAGAGATCGCCCGCGCGGTCACGTCCCAAGCCGCGCCCCTCGCCCAGCTCGAGGCTCTGGTGGCAGGCAAGCCGATCCGCGACGCCCGGGTCGAGGTGGCCAAGGTCGCCGAGATGTTCCGTTACTACGCAGGCTGGGCCGACAAGATCCACGGCGAGGTGATCCCCGTGCCCAGCGGCCACCTGAACTACACCCTGCGCGAGCCATTGGGCGTGGTGTTCCAGATCACGCCGTGGAATGCGCCCATCTTTACCGCCGGGTGGCAGATCGCGCCCGCCATCTGCGCCGGGAACGGCGTGGTCATAAAACCCAGTGAGCTGACGCCTCTGACCACCGTGGCGCTGGTGCGCATCGCCGAAGGGGCGGGCCTGCCCCGCGGCCTCGTCAATGTGCTCTGCGGGCTTGGCCCCACCACCGGACAGGCCGCGATCCAGCATCCCGCCGTGCGCAAGGTGATCTTTGTCGGCTCGCCCGAAACCGGGCGGCGCGTCGCCATGACCGCCGCCGAGGCGCTGAAACCCGCGGTGCTGGAACTGGGCGGCAAGTCGGCCAATATCGTCTTTGCCGACGCCAATCTGGAGCATGCCTGCCTTGGCGCACAGGCGGCTATCTTCTCCGGGGCGGGCCAAAGCTGTGTCGCAGGGTCGCGGCTGCTTGTTCAGCGGTCGGTGCATGCGGAGCTCACCCAGATGATCTCGGAGGGGATGAACAGCATTACCCTCGGCGATCCATTGGACGACGCCACTGAGATTGGCCCGATCAGCAATGGCCGCCAATATGCGCATATCCAGAGCATGATCGCCAATGCCGCAACGGGCGGCGCCGCCGTTCAGACACGCACCGATCTGCCGAAGGAGGGGTATTTCGTGCCGCCTACCCTGCTGACAGGTCTGGGAAACAGCGCCGAGGCGGCGCAGACCGAGATCTTTGGCCCGGTCGTGACCGCCATACCCTTCGACGATGAGGAAGACGCCATCGCAATCGCCAACGATACCGAATTCGGCCTTGCCGGCGCTGTCTGGACGCGCGATCTGGGCCGCGCGCACCGCGTCTCGGCTGCGGTGCGCGCAGGCACGTTCTGGATCAACAGCTACAAGGCGATCCATGTATCATCGCCCTTTGGCGGCTCGCTGAGTTCGGGCTGGGGCCGGTCCAGCGGCACGGATGCGCTGATGGAATACACCAGCCCCAAGGCGATCTGGCTCGACAGTGGCGAAGTGCCCAAGATCGCCTTTGGCTATGTCTCCTGA
- a CDS encoding serine acetyltransferase has protein sequence MSLMEETEALLAASPEAAALIGISPRRFDGFADLAGAVLQAAADLPADLVRRLYAAHPELAALSQHDIDETARRDFAQGGRATALLFGRGVQAIMAHRIAHQLWQSDDRTLAMAIKAGAGRAFSTDIHPAARVGPGLWLDHGLGFVVGETAVTGADVSIWHSVTLGSTLADSGARRHPTLGDGAVIGAGAILLGGITIGARANVAAGAIVTQDVAPCTLVAGAKAREIGPARISFAAPERNDV, from the coding sequence ATGAGCCTCATGGAGGAAACCGAGGCGCTCTTGGCCGCCTCGCCCGAAGCGGCGGCGCTGATTGGCATCTCTCCGCGCCGCTTTGACGGGTTTGCCGATCTGGCGGGCGCCGTGCTGCAGGCGGCGGCGGATCTCCCTGCGGATCTTGTCCGGCGCCTCTATGCCGCGCACCCCGAACTCGCCGCGCTGAGCCAGCACGACATTGACGAGACCGCCCGCCGCGATTTCGCACAGGGCGGGCGCGCCACCGCGCTACTCTTCGGGCGCGGCGTGCAGGCCATCATGGCGCACCGCATCGCGCATCAGCTATGGCAGAGCGACGACCGGACGCTGGCGATGGCGATCAAAGCCGGCGCGGGCCGGGCCTTTTCGACCGACATCCATCCGGCGGCGCGCGTGGGACCGGGACTGTGGCTCGATCACGGGCTGGGCTTTGTGGTGGGCGAGACGGCGGTGACCGGCGCCGATGTGTCGATCTGGCACAGCGTCACGCTGGGCAGCACGCTGGCCGATAGCGGCGCGCGGCGCCATCCCACGCTCGGCGACGGCGCCGTGATCGGCGCAGGCGCGATCCTGCTGGGCGGGATTACGATCGGAGCGCGGGCCAACGTGGCGGCGGGCGCCATTGTTACGCAGGATGTCGCGCCCTGCACGCTGGTCGCAGGCGCCAAGGCGCGCGAAATCGGCCCGGCGCGGATCAGCTTTGCGGCCCCCGAAAGGAATGACGTATGA
- a CDS encoding VOC family protein yields MNVPFGLDHPLIAVHDMDALRQRLISLGFAMTPVGRHPWGTSTSLAMFDGCLLEIMGIYDDTLLDAHPAGAFRFGRHVHTHLQDREGIALTALHSTDAARDAARAEAAGWQVAGHLEFGRDVTLPDGRAGRTRTSLALMPDDACARLSFFLCQQHRPDLIYVPDWMAHPNSVSGYEGASVLARPEDIAPVAARLAGVYGARRDCAGGLEMETGNGVLRVLAREAIEARYGALPAAMNDTAPAIVGLDLVYGDEARLRGCLDASGLDYVREGRRYRLRDAALTGNTALAFVPRS; encoded by the coding sequence ATGAACGTGCCCTTCGGTCTCGATCATCCGCTGATCGCGGTGCATGACATGGACGCTCTGCGCCAGCGGCTGATCTCGCTCGGCTTTGCCATGACGCCGGTGGGCCGTCATCCGTGGGGCACCAGCACCAGCCTAGCGATGTTCGATGGCTGCCTGCTGGAGATCATGGGGATCTATGACGACACCCTGCTCGATGCGCATCCGGCGGGTGCGTTTCGCTTTGGCCGTCATGTCCACACCCATCTGCAAGACCGCGAGGGGATCGCCCTGACCGCCCTGCACAGCACGGATGCCGCGCGCGACGCCGCCCGTGCGGAGGCCGCGGGATGGCAGGTGGCGGGCCATCTGGAGTTCGGCCGCGACGTGACCCTGCCGGATGGGCGCGCAGGCCGCACGCGGACCAGCCTTGCGCTCATGCCCGATGACGCCTGCGCGCGCCTGTCGTTTTTCCTGTGTCAGCAGCACCGACCGGATCTGATTTACGTGCCGGATTGGATGGCCCATCCCAACTCCGTTTCCGGCTATGAGGGCGCATCGGTTCTGGCCCGGCCCGAGGATATCGCACCAGTGGCCGCACGCCTTGCGGGTGTATATGGCGCGAGACGTGACTGCGCTGGTGGACTGGAAATGGAGACCGGAAATGGCGTGTTGCGGGTCTTGGCGCGCGAGGCCATTGAGGCGCGCTACGGCGCCCTGCCAGCGGCCATGAACGATACCGCTCCCGCTATCGTCGGGCTGGATCTGGTCTATGGCGACGAAGCGCGGCTGCGGGGCTGCCTTGACGCCAGCGGGCTGGACTACGTTCGGGAGGGTCGCAGGTATCGACTGCGGGATGCCGCGCTGACGGGCAATACTGCGCTGGCCTTTGTGCCGCGCAGCTGA